Within Mucilaginibacter inviolabilis, the genomic segment TTTCCATTCCATGTTCACGATCTCAAAATCACCACGGGCACGCAGGCCCTGTACACTCCCTGTTGGCCAGGTTTTGGGTAACGCGGGTAATAATTGCAGTTCGCCGGTTTGGCTTTGCAGCAGCATTTCGGTTACGCCGGCTGTGTAGCCAAAGTTTCCATCAATTTGGAATGGTGGATGCGCACAAAAAAGGTTGGCATATAAACCGCCGCCTTCGTTATAATTTACTCCGGAACCACCAACCAGCGTTATAAAATTGTTCAGAATGGTATAAGCGTGGTTACCATCTTGTAAACGTGCCCAGAAATTCATTTTCCAGGCCATCGACCAGCCTGTTGATACATCACCACGGGCCAGTAAGCTTACTTTAGCAGCTTTGGCCAACTCAGGTGTTTTGAGCGTGCTGATGCGGCTGCCCGGGTGCAGACCGAAAAGGTTTGAAGAATGGCGGTGCGTATCTTTCGGATCGTCACGATCGGTTTCCCATTCCTGCAGTTGACCCCATTTACCAATTTTTGGTTTTAGCAGGTGCTCTCGCATATCGGCTACGCGATCGCGGTATGTTTTGTCGATGCCTAAAACATCAGCGGCCTGAATGTAGTTAGTGAACAGGTCGTATACTATTTCCTGGTCATAAGTAACCCCATCTTCGGTAGGTCCATGCTCTGGCGACCAGCCCAGCGGCGATACCAGCGTACCATCAGGGCGACGTTTCAGGTGATCATCCCAAAACTCCACTACCTCTTTCAAAATAGGATAACCAAAGCTTTTCAAATAGGCTTTGTCCTGTGTAAAGGCATAATGCTCCCAGATGCCCTGCATATACCAGGCGCTGCCGGGAGTGTTCCACAAAAAGCTGGAACCGCCATAAATATTGTTCTCGGTTTTCACCGTCCAGCCGCGAACGCCGGGATACTGCTTGCGGGTACTTTCCTTTTTCACCTCGCGCATACTGTTAATATAATCGAGGTATGGGAAATGACATTCTGAAAGATTAGTAGGCTCGGCCAGCCAGTAGTTCATCTGGATATTGATGTTGGAGTGGTAATCACTGCGCCATGGTGGGTTATTGCTTTCGTTCCAAAGGCCCTGCAAATTGGCTGGCAGGCCTCCTTTACGTGAGGAGCTGATGAGCAAATAGCGGCCATATTGATATAACAAGGCCTCTAATTGCGGATCGCCTTTGGTTTTATAAGCTGTAAGTCGTTTGTATGTGGGCAAAGCGGCCTGCTCTGCCGGGGTGTTACCCAGGTCAATAGCTACACGGCCAAACAATGCCTGATAATCCTGTAAATGGGCAGCTAACAGTTGCGCATAGGTTTTGCTCCAAGTCGCCGTTAAGGCTTGTCCTACTTTTACTTCCGGGGATTCGCCGCGCCAGTGTTGTTCACGTTGGTTACTGTAATCAGTAGCTGCAGCCAGTAATACGGTAAAACCATTTGCTTTTTTAATAGTTAATTGCGGCTCCCCTTTACTATCCGGTTCAACATATGCAGTACCACCATCTACTTTAACTGTAAGCCCGGCATAGTATGCCAGGCCGTTATCCAATTTACCTTTAATTTTCAGCATGACGCCATTTTCGGTAACTTTAGTGTTGTGGGCATCTTTTAATTTAATAGTGGCAGAATAAGCGCCTTTTTTATTGGCGGTAAAGTGCAATACCATCACTTTGCCAGGGAAACTGCAAAAATACTCGCGTTGATAAGTCACGCCCCCATCGGTATAGCTAATCTGTTGTACGGCCTTACTAATATCCAGCTGACGGCGATAATTTGCCGGTATTTTTTGGGTTGAATCTTTACCCTTAAAATCAATGTACAGATCGCCGAAGGCCTGGTAAGCGCCGGTTTCGTTTTCGTCGCCCGTCCATAAACTGATCTCGTTAAACTGGATGTGCTCCTGCGCCAATCCGCCGAATACCATACCGCCTATGCGGCCATTACCTATGGGATAGGCTTCGGTCATCCAGGTTTTGGCGGGTTTATCATCCCAAACCGTTAAACTTTTTTGATGCAGACCTGGATTTACCTGTTGGGCACCTGCGGTAAATACCCATAGGGTTTGCGTTAAGAAAAGCGAAAAGCAAGTAATCTTTTTAATCATCAGAAACAAAAATTTAGTGTTTAATTGGTTTGATTGTTTCGCTCCGGATATACTTACCATATTCTATCTCCAAAAGCACCCAGATGTAACAATCAGCGCTAAAAATATAAATTAAATGTAATACTTACAGTTTTAATTTAAACACACATGATATTTGTTACATTTTGCCGGATATCATGCTCAATCGGTATGGAAAACCTCTTGCATGTTTTGCCATATTTTTTGCTGAGCTGCCGCCTCGGGCAGTGGATTTTGCGTGGGATTGGTTTCTTTCCACCAGCGCTGGGTGGTGGTATCGGCAGCCATCAGGGCCATGTCTTTATCAAAATCGGCCCCCACATATTCAAAATAGCTGAACAGAAAATACTTACCCTCTATTTTTTGAATGTAGATGGAGTAGTTACGGATGTTGCATTCTTTGATCTTTTTTAATACCCCAGGCCAGGCGGCAGCGTGCAGCTTTTTATAGTAAGCCATCTTTTCGGGTTTTAAGCCGGTTATCATACCAAAGCGTTTTACTTTGACAACATGAGCAGTTGATTGTTGCTGCTGAGGATGATCACATGCTGAAAAAGTCAGCAGGCAGATGATCGCTATACAAAATCTTTTCATATCCATCATTAATTATCTGAAAATGTAAAAAAGCACCACCATAATGAGTACCAGTAATACCGAGAGCACTTTATAGTTCCCCAAGCCGCTCCAGGCCGGGCCACGCAGGGGTTCCCAGGGCGATCGCCAGTAGAGTACCGAACTTTCCTTGGTATGTTTTACTGGGTAGATATAGGATAGCGATACCTGTATCAGTACACAGATCACAAACAGGTAAAAAGCCATCATCATAAAGGGGATCTGCCCTATTGCGGTATCCGGAAACAACTTATTCGTCGCGAATACGATCACACCAATAGCCGAGCCAATCCACAAAGTATATTTGGCTGATACGGCCGATGCCTTATCCCAGAATACGCCCAACAAGAACACGCAGGTTATAGGCGGCGCTATATGCGCGATGATGTCATTCAACCCATCGAAAATACTGCCGTAGCGATTAAGCAGCGGCAGCAAAGCCAGCGACAAAACCAGTGATACTCCCGCAGCTATTTTGCCCACTTTTACCAGTCCGGCATCGTTAGCCTCCGGCTTATATCGTTTATAAATATCATAGCTTACAATGGTAGAAATGGAGTTTAGCGCCCCTGAGATCTGGCTCATCAAACCCGATAACAGGGCGGCAACTAATACACCTATCAATCCTTGAGGTATCAGTTGGGTGATCATGAGGGTGTAGATGCCTTTGCTGTCAACAACCTCTTTCCCGCCAACAACAGATTTTAATGCCGAAATATCCAGGTGACCGCTTTGTGCCAGCGTATAAGCAAACAGGCCCGGCATCACAAAAATAAAAACGGGTAATATTTTAATAAAACCGCAGAATAATGGGCCCACACGGGCATGGTTCTCGTCTTTGGCGCCCAATACCCGCTGTACAATGGTTTGATCGGCGCACCAGTACCAGATGCCTAACACCGGGTAGCCCAGAAATACAGCGTACCAGGGCATACCGCTCGG encodes:
- a CDS encoding L-rhamnose mutarotase: MKRFCIAIICLLTFSACDHPQQQQSTAHVVKVKRFGMITGLKPEKMAYYKKLHAAAWPGVLKKIKECNIRNYSIYIQKIEGKYFLFSYFEYVGADFDKDMALMAADTTTQRWWKETNPTQNPLPEAAAQQKIWQNMQEVFHTD
- a CDS encoding sodium:solute symporter family transporter, translated to MIHTPDLIISALYIAFIFIIGLWSGIRHQRKTRNNNNAAGEYFLAGKKLRWPMIGLALFATNISCVHLVSLAQSGFDKGLLNGDFEWMAAFTLILLALFFAPFYIKSGVATLPDFLEKRYDRASRDWLAIISVVSAVLIHIAFSLLAGGVVLHTLFGVDMYTSVIVISIITTIYTVVGGLTAVVVTESIQTLVLLGGAIIMSIAAYNKMGGWEPMVDVLKHTGEMNKLSMLRPHGDPSGMPWYAVFLGYPVLGIWYWCADQTIVQRVLGAKDENHARVGPLFCGFIKILPVFIFVMPGLFAYTLAQSGHLDISALKSVVGGKEVVDSKGIYTLMITQLIPQGLIGVLVAALLSGLMSQISGALNSISTIVSYDIYKRYKPEANDAGLVKVGKIAAGVSLVLSLALLPLLNRYGSIFDGLNDIIAHIAPPITCVFLLGVFWDKASAVSAKYTLWIGSAIGVIVFATNKLFPDTAIGQIPFMMMAFYLFVICVLIQVSLSYIYPVKHTKESSVLYWRSPWEPLRGPAWSGLGNYKVLSVLLVLIMVVLFYIFR
- a CDS encoding glycoside hydrolase family 95 protein gives rise to the protein MIKKITCFSLFLTQTLWVFTAGAQQVNPGLHQKSLTVWDDKPAKTWMTEAYPIGNGRIGGMVFGGLAQEHIQFNEISLWTGDENETGAYQAFGDLYIDFKGKDSTQKIPANYRRQLDISKAVQQISYTDGGVTYQREYFCSFPGKVMVLHFTANKKGAYSATIKLKDAHNTKVTENGVMLKIKGKLDNGLAYYAGLTVKVDGGTAYVEPDSKGEPQLTIKKANGFTVLLAAATDYSNQREQHWRGESPEVKVGQALTATWSKTYAQLLAAHLQDYQALFGRVAIDLGNTPAEQAALPTYKRLTAYKTKGDPQLEALLYQYGRYLLISSSRKGGLPANLQGLWNESNNPPWRSDYHSNINIQMNYWLAEPTNLSECHFPYLDYINSMREVKKESTRKQYPGVRGWTVKTENNIYGGSSFLWNTPGSAWYMQGIWEHYAFTQDKAYLKSFGYPILKEVVEFWDDHLKRRPDGTLVSPLGWSPEHGPTEDGVTYDQEIVYDLFTNYIQAADVLGIDKTYRDRVADMREHLLKPKIGKWGQLQEWETDRDDPKDTHRHSSNLFGLHPGSRISTLKTPELAKAAKVSLLARGDVSTGWSMAWKMNFWARLQDGNHAYTILNNFITLVGGSGVNYNEGGGLYANLFCAHPPFQIDGNFGYTAGVTEMLLQSQTGELQLLPALPKTWPTGSVQGLRARGDFEIVNMEWKDGKIVKLSIKSLAGGECKLQSPNALKTASQVSKTDGAGNDVAYSFKTEKGKVYDFVGN